From Apium graveolens cultivar Ventura chromosome 9, ASM990537v1, whole genome shotgun sequence, the proteins below share one genomic window:
- the LOC141686125 gene encoding uncharacterized protein LOC141686125, whose protein sequence is MEVYIDDMLVKLKEANDHVKHLMEMFNILRRFRIKLTPQKCVFGVEKFLGFIVNHRGIEANPAKIQALLDMKSSTSVKCKEFFKEIKVARKDFVWTLECEKDFRKIKEQLGNPPMLSKPLDGESLILYLAVSEYSISAVLWCYIRHFHEEVLDLLQKEELSHPWWILHVDESVNNGGAGACIVLVSPEGHHLMSAIHFKFYATKNDVEYEALINSLKITLEMGVLNLIVKSNSQLVVNQVNEGFQARGPRMKLYLRCTQRLLKKFKEVRWECLTREKNSNVDALAKMGSQQEAVLLGSIPLDIQEIPSIPEVEVMQIEEAPEETWMTPIIAYINKGILPEDKFKARRLRYQAARYVVYDGVLYKRGFNQLLLRCVDEKEGNYILREVHDGICDNH, encoded by the exons ATGGAGGTATATATAGATGACATGCTGGTCAAATTAAAGGAGGCAAATGACCATGTCAAGCATCTGATGGAAATGTTTAACATCCTAAGGAGGTTTCGCATAAAGTTAACCCCGCAAAAATGTGTGTTCGGTGTTGAGAAGTTTCTTGGATTCATTGTCAATCATAGGGGGATTGAAGCCAACCCTGCCAAAATTCAGGCTTTACTAGACATGAAATCTTCCACAAGTGTGAA ATGTAAAGAATTTTTCAAGGAAATTAAAGTGGCAAGGAAAGATTTTGTATGGACCTTGGAATGTGAAAAGGATTTTAGAAAGATCAAGGAGCAGCTGGGGAACCCTCCCATGTTATCAAAGCCGTTGGATGGGGAATCTTTGATTCTATATTTGGCAGTATCGGAGTATTCGATTAGTGCAGTGCTG TGGTGTTACATCCGCCATTTTCATGAAGAAGTTTTGGACCTATTACAAAAGGAGGAGCTTTCGCATCCTTGGTGGATTCTACATGTGGATGAATCAGTTAATAACGGAGGAGCAGGCGCATGCATAGTACTTGTGTCTCCGGAAGGCCATCATCTGATGAGTGCAATCCACTTTAAGTTCTATGCTACAAAAAATGACGTGGAATATGAAGCGTTGATCAATAGCCTGAAGATTACCCTGGAGATGGGAGTTCTGAATCTAATTGTGAAAAGTAATTCACAGTTGGTAGTAAATCAAGTAAATGAGGGGTTTCAAGCTCGAGGACCGCGAATGAAATTATACTTGAGATGCACGCAACGGCTGCTTAAAAAATTCAAGGAAGTTAGGTGGGAATGTTTAACACGAGAAAAAAATAGTAATGTAGATGCTTTGGCCAAAATGGGATCTCAGCAGGAAGCTGTTTTGTTGGGATCTATACCTTTGGATATCCAGGAGATCCCTAGCATCCCAGAGGTAGAGGTAATGCAGATAGAGGAAGCTCCCGAAGAAACGTGGATGACGCCTATTATTGCCTACATTAATAAGGGAATACTCCCTGAAGACAAATTCAAAGCTCGGCGACTCCGCTACCAGGCCGCGCGGTATGTGGTATATGATGGAGTTTTGTATAAGAGAGGCTTCAATCAACTGCTGCTCAGATGTGTTGATGAGAAAGAAGGAAACTATATTTTGAGGGAAGTACATGATGGAATTTGTGACAATCACTAG